DNA from Lactobacillus sp. ESL0791:
AATGCCTGTGCAACTTCCTCATCGCTTAAGCCAAATTCCCGCGCCACAGCATAGGCTGCTAATGCATTGTAGATATTGTAGGCTCCGCCAATATTAATGGCATATTCTTTTTCACCCATCCGAAACTTTAGACTGCTAGGCGACTGCGAAATAATCTGGTTAACCGTATATGTTAGTTTAGGCCGCTGATAACCGCAGTTGGGACAAAAGAAGTTGCCCAAGTTGGCATAAATGCGTTGATGGAAATACAGGATGTGATCACATTTTGGACACAGGACACCATCGGTATTTACCGGTGCCTTTAAATCCTCTGTCTGCGACCGGTCTTCAAGGTTAAAGCCGTAATAGACTTTTTTATTAGGCAGTGCGACTGAAGAAAAAATGCTGGCGTCACCATTAGCAATAATGATTGCCTGAGGGGCCAATTTAATTCCGCTGACGATTTTTTCGTAAGTTGTGTAAATTTCCCCGTAACGGTCCATTTGGTCACGAAAAATATTAGTTAAAACAAAGGCTGTCGGATGAACCAACTCCGTGACCATTTTGACGTTGGCCTCATCAACTTCCAAAACGGCAATTTTGCGGCTAGCCTTTTTATTTTTGTGTGCCAAAAATGCCGTGACAATTCCCTGTTCCATGTTTGAACCCGATGGATTAGTTAAGATATCGCCGTATTTTTGGCGCAGTGCCTCGACGATCAGGGCTGTGGTCATCGTTTTACCATTTGTGCCTGTTACAATAATTGTTTCGTAGTTTTTTGCAAGTGCACTAAGCACATTGGGGTCAATTTTCATTGCGATTTTTCCGGGAAAACTGGTGCCGCCCTTCATGACGTTATGAAGAAACCAGTACGCAGATTTTCCTGTTGTTTTAGCAATTTTCGCTTTAAGATTCATGTCATCATTCCTCATCTAAAAACCAAATTTAACTATAGCATATAGAAAAAAGTAAAACGAGTTTTTACGATTTAATCACTGCACATAATTTCATTTTCATCTATACTAGATAACTGGATGAATTTTTTAGGGGAGAAGAACAATGGCACAGCTATTTTTTCGCTACGGTGCAATGAGCAGCGGCAAGACAATTGAAATTTTAAAGGTGGCGCATAATTACGAAGCCCAAGGCCGCAAAATTGCGTTGATGACGAGTAACGTCGATGATCGAAGCGGGTTAGGCGTTATTTCCTCAAGAATCGGGATGAAGCGTAAGGCGATCCCTGTAACTGATGAAATGAATTTGCTAGAATATATTAGCAGGATTAATAAAAAAGATAAAGATGACGGAAATGGGAAACTTGCTTGTGTTTTAATTGACGAAGCACAGTTTCTGAAACGGCACCATGTTTTGGAGTGCGCCAAGATTGTTGATGAATTAAATATTCCCGTCATGACTTTTGGCCTAAAAAATGACTTTCAAAATCATTTGTTTGAAGGCAGCGAAAATCTTTTGATTTTTGCTGATAAGATAGAAGAAATGAAGACGATTTGTCACTTCTGCGGGCATAAGGCAACAATGAATTTGCGGATCAATAATAATCAGCCGGTTTACGAAGGTGAACAGGTTCAGATTGGCGGCGACGAGAGCTACTATCCTGTTTGTCGCTATCACTATTATCACCCCGAGATGAAATAAGAAAGGAACTTGTTAAATGGATAAGGTAATGGCCCAATTGGAGAGTTTAGAGGCGCATTATGAAGAACTTCAGGAGATGATGGCCGATCCCGAAGTAATTAACGATACCAAACGCTACATGGAAATTTCCAAAGAAGAGGCCGATTTGCGCGAAGTTGTGCAAAAATATCGAAAATATAAGGCTGACAAAAAGGAGATTGCAGATAATAAGGAAATCATTTCAAGCGAAAGCGATGCCGATTTGGTGGCAATGGCCAAGGAAGAAAATAACGATTTAGACGAAGAAATCACCCAGCTGGAGGACCAGATTAAAATTTTGATGCTGCCGAAAGACCCCAATGATGATAAGGATATCATCATGGAAATTCGGGGGGCAGCTGGCGGTGATGAAGCGTCACTTTTTGCCGGTGACCTGCTGCGGATGTATGAAAAATATGCAGAGCGGCAAAGTTGGCAGGTCTCGGTCGTTGATAGTGAACCAACGGAGGTCGGCGGCTATAAGCGGATTGCAATTATGATTACTGGCGAAAAAGTTTACTCTAAGCTCAAGTACGAAAATGGCGCCCACCGGGTGCAGCGGGTACCCGTCACCGAATCGCAAGGTCGTGTCCATACCTCAACGGCAACGGTTGCGGTCATGCCGGAATACGAGCAGGTTGACCTTGACCTTGACCCGAAAGATATCCGGGTCGATGTTTATCGTTCCAGCGGTGCTGGCGGCCAGCATATTAACAAGACCTCCAGTGCCGTTCGGATGACGCACTTGCCGACAGGAATAGTTGTGGCCATGCAGGATCAGCGTAGCCAGCAGCAGAACCGGGAAAAGGCGATGCAGATTTTGAAATCGCGTGTTTATGATTACTATGAGAGTGAACACCGTGACAAATACGATGAGAAGAGAAAAAATGCCGTGGGTACGGGCGACCGGTCTGAGCGGATACGGACTTATAACTATCCCCAAAATCGGGTGACCGATCACCGGATTGGATTAACTTTAAATAAACTTGACCGGGTGATGAACGGCGAACTTGATGAAATTATTGACGCACTAATTCTGTATAACCAAACTAAGCAGCTGGAGGAGTTGGCAGAGAATGCCTAAGACTTTAAGAGAAATCCGTTTGCTGGCAGGAGAAGAGGCAGTAGACGTCCGCTCGGAAGATATTGATTACCTGCTGTTTGAGCGGCTTAATTTGACGCCGAGTGAGTTTGCGCTAAAGCAGGACATGGTTTTAACAACTGAACAAGAACAACAGGCGCAAAAGGATGTTAAAAGACTGGCTAAGGGGCAGTCGCCGCAATATATTTTGGGTTATGCCTGGTTTTGGGGCTACAAAATTATGGTGCAGCCTGGTGTTTTGATTCCCCGGTTTGAGACCGAAGAACTGGTTGCTTGGGCATTAGAAACACTTAAATCAGGTGAAAAAGTATTAGACTTAGGAACAGGATCCGGGTGCATTACCGTCGCCTTAGGTAAGGAAGCAGAGAAAAAAGGAATTGAAAAGTTAGACCTGTATGCTTCCGATGTTACCGATGCGGCGCTTAGAACTGCCGAAGAAAATTTTCTTACCTATGACTTAGATGTAACTATCCGGAAAGCGAATGTGCTAATTGGCCTAGAAAAGTTTGACAAGATCATTTCTAATCCGCCTTACATTAAAACCAGTGAAAAGGCTGACATGGACCAGAATGTTTTAGCAAATGAGCCTAAGGAGGCCTTGTTTGCGGGCGCGGACGGGCTTGATTTTTACCGTAAATTTGCAAAGCAGATGCCTGAACACTTAAACAGCCACGGGGAGTTCTTCTTGGAATATGGTTATCACGAAAAAGAGCAGCTTCAGGCATTATTTGCGGACGCGCTGCCCGATTTTACGCTTGAATTTAGAAATGACATGGCTGGTAAGCCACGCATGGTACATGGAAAGTGGCAAAAATAATGGAAACGAAAATTTTTTCTAAAGAACAAATAGATGAAGCGGTCAAGTTGCTGGCGCAGGGAGAGCTTGTCGCTTTTCCCACAGAAACCGTTTATGGCTTAGGTGCGATTGCGACCAATGAGAAGTCCGTCAAGCGCGTTTATGCTGCTAAAGGGCGTCCCAGCGATAATCCTTTGATTGTCACCGTTGCAGATGAAAAAATGATGGCAAGTTACGCTAAAGAAATTCCTGAACGCGCGCAAAAATTAATTAAACATTTTTGGCCGGGTCCGCTGACCTTGCTGTTGTTTGTTAAACCAGGTTCCTTGCCCAAAGCCGTCACCGGCGGTCTGGATACGGTAGCCTTCCGCTGCCCTGATGACCGCTTAACCCATGATTTGATTGCCAAGCTGGGTTCTCCAATCGTTGGACCGTCGGCTAATACTTCGACCAAACCTAGCCCCACGACTGCGGTGCACGTTTATCATGACCTAAAGGGCAA
Protein-coding regions in this window:
- a CDS encoding thymidine kinase, producing the protein MAQLFFRYGAMSSGKTIEILKVAHNYEAQGRKIALMTSNVDDRSGLGVISSRIGMKRKAIPVTDEMNLLEYISRINKKDKDDGNGKLACVLIDEAQFLKRHHVLECAKIVDELNIPVMTFGLKNDFQNHLFEGSENLLIFADKIEEMKTICHFCGHKATMNLRINNNQPVYEGEQVQIGGDESYYPVCRYHYYHPEMK
- the prfA gene encoding peptide chain release factor 1, which translates into the protein MDKVMAQLESLEAHYEELQEMMADPEVINDTKRYMEISKEEADLREVVQKYRKYKADKKEIADNKEIISSESDADLVAMAKEENNDLDEEITQLEDQIKILMLPKDPNDDKDIIMEIRGAAGGDEASLFAGDLLRMYEKYAERQSWQVSVVDSEPTEVGGYKRIAIMITGEKVYSKLKYENGAHRVQRVPVTESQGRVHTSTATVAVMPEYEQVDLDLDPKDIRVDVYRSSGAGGQHINKTSSAVRMTHLPTGIVVAMQDQRSQQQNREKAMQILKSRVYDYYESEHRDKYDEKRKNAVGTGDRSERIRTYNYPQNRVTDHRIGLTLNKLDRVMNGELDEIIDALILYNQTKQLEELAENA
- the prmC gene encoding peptide chain release factor N(5)-glutamine methyltransferase; this translates as MPKTLREIRLLAGEEAVDVRSEDIDYLLFERLNLTPSEFALKQDMVLTTEQEQQAQKDVKRLAKGQSPQYILGYAWFWGYKIMVQPGVLIPRFETEELVAWALETLKSGEKVLDLGTGSGCITVALGKEAEKKGIEKLDLYASDVTDAALRTAEENFLTYDLDVTIRKANVLIGLEKFDKIISNPPYIKTSEKADMDQNVLANEPKEALFAGADGLDFYRKFAKQMPEHLNSHGEFFLEYGYHEKEQLQALFADALPDFTLEFRNDMAGKPRMVHGKWQK
- a CDS encoding Mur ligase family protein, giving the protein MNLKAKIAKTTGKSAYWFLHNVMKGGTSFPGKIAMKIDPNVLSALAKNYETIIVTGTNGKTMTTALIVEALRQKYGDILTNPSGSNMEQGIVTAFLAHKNKKASRKIAVLEVDEANVKMVTELVHPTAFVLTNIFRDQMDRYGEIYTTYEKIVSGIKLAPQAIIIANGDASIFSSVALPNKKVYYGFNLEDRSQTEDLKAPVNTDGVLCPKCDHILYFHQRIYANLGNFFCPNCGYQRPKLTYTVNQIISQSPSSLKFRMGEKEYAINIGGAYNIYNALAAYAVAREFGLSDEEVAQAFAKNKRVFGRQELINYAGKQIDLILVKNPVGLDEVLHMLNTEEDDYSLVALLNANHADGIDTSWIWDGDFESLNRKQIKKIIVGGERSRDMHFRLEVAGFAKDKMITKSDYNGVIAEIKSLPTTKVYILSTYTALLALRKAMAEKKIIKAGM